From Xenopus tropicalis strain Nigerian chromosome 3, UCB_Xtro_10.0, whole genome shotgun sequence, the proteins below share one genomic window:
- the h3c14 gene encoding histone H3.2 yields the protein MARTKQTARKSTGGKAPRKQLATKAARKSAPATGGVKKPHRYRPGTVALREIRRYQKSTELLIRKLPFQRLVREIAQDFKTDLRFQSSAVMALQEASEAYLVGLFEDTNLCAIHAKRVTIMPKDIQLARRIRGERA from the coding sequence ATGGCCCGTACTAAACAGACCGCCCGCAAATCCACAGGCGGGAAGGCTCCCCGCAAGCAGTTGGCCACCAAGGCAGCCAGGAAGAGCGCCCCGGCCACTGGCGGAGTCAAGAAACCCCATCGTTACCGCCCAGGGACTGTGGCTCTCCGGGAAATCCGCCGCTACCAGAAATCCACTGAGTTGCTGATCCGCAAACTGCCTTTCCAGCGTCTGGTCCGGGAGATCGCCCAGGACTTCAAGACCGATCTGAGGTTCCAGAGCTCAGCCGTTATGGCTCTGCAGGAGGCCAGCGAGGCTTATCTGGTGGGGCTCTTTGAGGACACCAACCTGTGCGCCATCCACGCCAAGAGGGTCACCATCATGCCCAAGGATATCCAGCTGGCCCGCAGGATCCGAGGGGAGAGGGCTTAG
- the LOC101731908 gene encoding histone H2A type 1 produces the protein MSGRGKQGGKTRAKAKTRSSRAGLQFPVGRVHRLLRKGNYAERVGAGAPVYLAAVLEYLTAEILELAGNAARDNKKTRIIPRHLQLAVRNDEELNKLLGGVTIAQGGVLPNIQSVLLPKKTESTKAAKSK, from the coding sequence ATGTCAGGAAGAGGCAAACAAGGCGGGAAGACCCGGGCAAAGGCCAAGACTCGCTCATCTCgggctgggctgcagttcccagtCGGCCGTGTTCACCGGCTGCTGAGGAAAGGCAATTATGCTGAGCGGGTGGGAGCCGGAGCTCCAGTCTATCTTGCCGCAGTGCTGGAGTATCTGACCGCTGAGATcctggagttggccgggaacgctgcccgggataacaagaagacccgtatcatccccaggcacctgcagctcgctgtgcgcaacgatgaggagctgaacaaactgctcggaggggtgactatcgctcagggcggtgtcctgcccaacatccagtccGTGCTGCTCCCTAAGAAAACCGAGAGCACCAAAGCGGCCAAGAGCAAGTGA
- the LOC101731852 gene encoding histone H2B 1.1 translates to MPEPAKSAPAPKKGSKKAVSKTQKKDGKKRRKSRKESYAIYVYKVLKQVHPDTGISSKAMSIMNSFVNDVFERIAGEASRLAHYNKRSTITSREIQTAVRLLLPGELAKHAVSEGTKAVTKYTSAK, encoded by the coding sequence ATGCCCGAACCCGCCAAATCCGCCCCAGCGCCAAAGAAAGGCTCTAAGAAAGCGGTGAGTAAAACGcagaagaaagatgggaagaagcgcaggaagaGCAGGAAGGAGAGTTACGCCATCTACGTGTACAAAgtgctgaagcaggtgcacccTGATACCGGCATCTCTtccaaggccatgagcatcatgaactcctttgtTAACGATGTGTTCgagcgcatcgcaggggaagcctcccgcctggctcattacaacaagcgctccaccatcacctcccgggagatccagaccgcggtccgcctgctgctgcctggggagctggccaagcacGCTGTGTCCGAGGGGACAAAGGCTGTGACTAAATACACCAGCGCCAAGTAA
- the h4c3 gene encoding histone H4 — protein sequence MSGRGKGGKGLGKGGAKRHRKVLRDNIQGITKPAIRRLARRGGVKRISGLIYEETRGVLKVFLENVIRDAVTYTEHAKRKTVTAMDVVYALKRQGRTLYGFGG from the coding sequence ATGTCTGGCAGAGGCAAGGGCGGTAAGGGCctggggaaaggaggcgccaagcgccacaggaaggtgctgcgggataacatccaggggatcaccaagcccgccatccgccgcctggcacgcagagggggagtcaagcgcatctccGGCCTCATttatgaggagactcggggggtgCTGAAAGTTTTCCTGGAGAACGTTATCCGGGACGCtgtcacctacaccgagcacgccaagaggaagactGTTACCGCTATGGATGTGGTGTAtgctctcaagcgccagggccgcactctctacggaTTCGGGGGTTAA